A genomic stretch from Meriones unguiculatus strain TT.TT164.6M chromosome 15, Bangor_MerUng_6.1, whole genome shotgun sequence includes:
- the Capn10 gene encoding calpain-10 isoform X1 translates to MRAVRAETPARELFRDAAFPASDSSLFYNLSTPLAQFREDITWRRPQEICATPQLFPDNPWEGQVKQGLLGDCWFLCACAALQKSQHLLDQVFPPGQPGWSDQKYQGFFSCRIWQFGQWEEVTVDDRLPCLAGRLCFSRCRREDVFWLPLLEKAYAKVHGSYEHLWAGQVADALVDLTGSLAERWSLKEIVGASGQQDRPSEGERRTCRQLLRLKDQCLISCSVLSPRTGARELGEFHAFIISDLQELSSRTGQGILLLRIHNPWGRRCWQGLWREGGEGWSQLEPAKESELLAQLQEGEFWVEEEEFLREFDEVTIGYPVTEAGHLQSLYTEKVLCHMRTLPGAWVTGQSAGGCRNNSCFPCNPKFWLRLLEPSEVCVAVLQRPRRRLVGQTRALMGAGPTPANLPGKEYQAVGLHIWKVTPVCWPHGGKVEKRKVSLPRVLSAPPVAGTACHAYDREVHLRCELSPGYYLAVPSTFLKDVPGQFLLRVFSTGKISLSAVRPTTKGASPGTALPAGEWETVQLRGCWRAGQTAGGSRNFASYPCNPCLPFSVPEGAGPRYIRITLHQHCRLSDSQLHPIGFHIFQVPADAKNQDACSLLLQEPLLSCVPHCYAQEVSRLCLLSAGTYRVVPSTYLPDTEGTFTVTIATRIDRQSIHSQEMLGQLLEEVSFTAVMKA, encoded by the exons ATGCGGGCGGTCAGGGCCGAGACGCCGGCGCGGGAGCTTTTCCGGGACGCCGCGTTCCCCGCCTCGGACTCCTCGCTCTTTTACAACTTGTCCACGCCTCTGGCCCAGTTTCGGGAGGACATCACTTGGAGACGGCCCCAG GAAATTTGTGCCACACCTCAACTGTTTCCAGATAACCCATGGGAAGGACAGGTGAAGCAAGGGCTGCTGGGGGATTGCTGGTTCCTGTGTGCCTGTGCCGCCCTGCAGAAGAGTCAACACCTCCTGGACCAG GTTTtccctccaggacagccaggctggtCTGACCAGAAGTACCAAGGCTTCTTCAGCTGTCGAATTTGGCAGTTTGGACAGTGGGAGGAGGTGACTGTAGATGACCGTCTGCCTTGCCTTGCTGGGAGACTCTGCTTCTCGCGGTGCCGGAGAGAGGATGTGTTCTGGCTTCCCTTGCTGGAAAAGGCCTATGCTAA GGTGCATGGGTCCTATGAACATCTGTGGGCAGGGCAGGTGGCAGATGCCCTGGTGGATCTCACTGGAAGCCTGGCAGAAAGGTGGAGCCTGAAGGAAATAGTGGGAGCCAGTGGCCAGCAGGACAGACCCAGTGAAGGGGAGCGCCGGACTTGTCGGCAGCTACTCCGCCTGAAGGACCAGTGTCTGATCAGCTGCTCTGTACTCAGCCccagaacag GTGCCAGGGAGCTGGGGGAGTTTCATGCCTTCATCATCTCAGATCTGCAGGAGCTCAGTAGTCGGACTGGCCAGGGTATCCTCCTCCTGCGGATTCACAACCCCTGGGGCCGGCGTTGCTGGCAGGGCCTCTGGAGAGAGGG GGGTGAAGGCTGGAGCCAGCTGGAGCCAGCTAAGGAGTCTGAGCTGCTGGCACAACTCCAGGAGGGAGAATTctgggtggaggaggaggagtttcTCAGGGAGTTCGACGAGGTCACCATTGGCTACCCCGTCACGGAGGCTGGCCACCTGCAGAGTCTCTACACAG AGAAGGTGCTGTGCCATATGCGGACACTGCCTGGTGCCTGGGTCACAGGGCAGTCAGCCGGAGGCTGCCGGAACAACAGCTGCTTCCCCTGCAACCCCAAGTTCTGGTTGCGGCTCTTAGAACCCAGTGAGGTGTGTGTGGCTGTCCTCCAGAGACCCCGGAGGCGCTTAGTGGGCCAGACCCGGGCACTGATGGGTGCCGGCCCTACACCAGCAAACCTCCCAGGCAAGGAATACCAAGCTGTGGGCCTGCACATCTGGAAGGTAACTCCTGTCTGCTGGCCCCATGGTGGAAAG GTAGAGAAACGGAAAGTCAGCCTCCCCAGAGTCCTGTCTGCACCACCTGTGGCTGGCACTGCATGCCATGCGTATGACCGTGAGGTCCACTTGCGCTGTGAGCTCTCCCCAGGCTACTACCTGGCTGTCCCTAGCACCTTCTTGAAGGATGTGCCAGGGCAGTTCCTGCTCCGAGTCTTCTCCACTGGGAAAATCTCCCTCAG TGCTGTCAGGCCCACCACCAAGGGTGCATCACCTGGAACAGCCCTGCCTGCAGGCGAGTGGGAAACTGTGCAGCTGCGGGGCTGCTGGAGGGCTGGCCAGACAGCTGGGGGCAGCAGGAACTTTGCCTCTTACCCCTGCAATCcctgcctccccttctctgtTCCTGAGGGTGCTGGTCCCCGCTACATCCGCATCACCCTGCACCAACACTGCCGACTCAGTGACAGCCAGCTCCACCCCATTGGTTTCCATATCTTTCAG GTTCCAGCAGATGCTAAGAACCAGGATGCATGTTCCCTGCTGCTCCAGGAGCCACTGCTAAGCTGTGTGCCACATTGCTATGCCCAGGAAGTGagccgcctctgcctcctgtcagCGGGAACCTACAGGGTTGTGCCCTCCACCTACCTGCCAGATACAGAGGGCACTTTCACTGTGACCATAGCAACCAGAATAGACAG GCAGTCCATTCACAGCCAGGAGATGCTGGGCCAGCTACTCGAGGAG GTCTCCTTCACGGCAGTGATGAAAGCCTGA
- the Capn10 gene encoding calpain-10 isoform X5, translating to MRAVRAETPARELFRDAAFPASDSSLFYNLSTPLAQFREDITWRRPQEICATPQLFPDNPWEGQVKQGLLGDCWFLCACAALQKSQHLLDQVFPPGQPGWSDQKYQGFFSCRIWQFGQWEEVTVDDRLPCLAGRLCFSRCRREDVFWLPLLEKAYAKVHGSYEHLWAGQVADALVDLTGSLAERWSLKEIVGASGQQDRPSEGERRTCRQLLRLKDQCLISCSVLSPRTGARELGEFHAFIISDLQELSSRTGQGILLLRIHNPWGRRCWQGLWREGGEGWSQLEPAKESELLAQLQEGEFWVEEEEFLREFDEVTIGYPVTEAGHLQSLYTEKVLCHMRTLPGAWVTGQSAGGCRNNSCFPCNPKFWLRLLEPSEVCVAVLQRPRRRLVGQTRALMGAGPTPANLPGKEYQAVGLHIWKVTPVCWPHGGKVEKRKVSLPRVLSAPPVAGTACHAYDREVHLRCELSPGYYLAVPSTFLKDVPGQFLLRVFSTGKISLSAVRPTTKGASPGTALPAGEWETVQLRGCWRAGQTAGGSRNFASYPCNPCLPFSVPEGAGPRYIRITLHQHCRLSDSQLHPIGFHIFQAVHSQPGDAGPATRGGLLHGSDESLSASTWVFAVAWSGCHPLHPASRHISSQL from the exons ATGCGGGCGGTCAGGGCCGAGACGCCGGCGCGGGAGCTTTTCCGGGACGCCGCGTTCCCCGCCTCGGACTCCTCGCTCTTTTACAACTTGTCCACGCCTCTGGCCCAGTTTCGGGAGGACATCACTTGGAGACGGCCCCAG GAAATTTGTGCCACACCTCAACTGTTTCCAGATAACCCATGGGAAGGACAGGTGAAGCAAGGGCTGCTGGGGGATTGCTGGTTCCTGTGTGCCTGTGCCGCCCTGCAGAAGAGTCAACACCTCCTGGACCAG GTTTtccctccaggacagccaggctggtCTGACCAGAAGTACCAAGGCTTCTTCAGCTGTCGAATTTGGCAGTTTGGACAGTGGGAGGAGGTGACTGTAGATGACCGTCTGCCTTGCCTTGCTGGGAGACTCTGCTTCTCGCGGTGCCGGAGAGAGGATGTGTTCTGGCTTCCCTTGCTGGAAAAGGCCTATGCTAA GGTGCATGGGTCCTATGAACATCTGTGGGCAGGGCAGGTGGCAGATGCCCTGGTGGATCTCACTGGAAGCCTGGCAGAAAGGTGGAGCCTGAAGGAAATAGTGGGAGCCAGTGGCCAGCAGGACAGACCCAGTGAAGGGGAGCGCCGGACTTGTCGGCAGCTACTCCGCCTGAAGGACCAGTGTCTGATCAGCTGCTCTGTACTCAGCCccagaacag GTGCCAGGGAGCTGGGGGAGTTTCATGCCTTCATCATCTCAGATCTGCAGGAGCTCAGTAGTCGGACTGGCCAGGGTATCCTCCTCCTGCGGATTCACAACCCCTGGGGCCGGCGTTGCTGGCAGGGCCTCTGGAGAGAGGG GGGTGAAGGCTGGAGCCAGCTGGAGCCAGCTAAGGAGTCTGAGCTGCTGGCACAACTCCAGGAGGGAGAATTctgggtggaggaggaggagtttcTCAGGGAGTTCGACGAGGTCACCATTGGCTACCCCGTCACGGAGGCTGGCCACCTGCAGAGTCTCTACACAG AGAAGGTGCTGTGCCATATGCGGACACTGCCTGGTGCCTGGGTCACAGGGCAGTCAGCCGGAGGCTGCCGGAACAACAGCTGCTTCCCCTGCAACCCCAAGTTCTGGTTGCGGCTCTTAGAACCCAGTGAGGTGTGTGTGGCTGTCCTCCAGAGACCCCGGAGGCGCTTAGTGGGCCAGACCCGGGCACTGATGGGTGCCGGCCCTACACCAGCAAACCTCCCAGGCAAGGAATACCAAGCTGTGGGCCTGCACATCTGGAAGGTAACTCCTGTCTGCTGGCCCCATGGTGGAAAG GTAGAGAAACGGAAAGTCAGCCTCCCCAGAGTCCTGTCTGCACCACCTGTGGCTGGCACTGCATGCCATGCGTATGACCGTGAGGTCCACTTGCGCTGTGAGCTCTCCCCAGGCTACTACCTGGCTGTCCCTAGCACCTTCTTGAAGGATGTGCCAGGGCAGTTCCTGCTCCGAGTCTTCTCCACTGGGAAAATCTCCCTCAG TGCTGTCAGGCCCACCACCAAGGGTGCATCACCTGGAACAGCCCTGCCTGCAGGCGAGTGGGAAACTGTGCAGCTGCGGGGCTGCTGGAGGGCTGGCCAGACAGCTGGGGGCAGCAGGAACTTTGCCTCTTACCCCTGCAATCcctgcctccccttctctgtTCCTGAGGGTGCTGGTCCCCGCTACATCCGCATCACCCTGCACCAACACTGCCGACTCAGTGACAGCCAGCTCCACCCCATTGGTTTCCATATCTTTCAG GCAGTCCATTCACAGCCAGGAGATGCTGGGCCAGCTACTCGAGGAG GTCTCCTTCACGGCAGTGATGAAAGCCTGAGTGCAAGTACCTGGGTATTTGCTGTGGCCTGGAGCGGCTGCCACCCCTTGCACCCAGCATCGAGGCACATCTCCAGCCAGTTGTGA
- the Capn10 gene encoding calpain-10 isoform X4 has protein sequence MRAVRAETPARELFRDAAFPASDSSLFYNLSTPLAQFREDITWRRPQEICATPQLFPDNPWEGQVKQGLLGDCWFLCACAALQKSQHLLDQVFPPGQPGWSDQKYQGFFSCRIWQFGQWEEVTVDDRLPCLAGRLCFSRCRREDVFWLPLLEKAYAKVHGSYEHLWAGQVADALVDLTGSLAERWSLKEIVGASGQQDRPSEGERRTCRQLLRLKDQCLISCSVLSPRTGARELGEFHAFIISDLQELSSRTGQGILLLRIHNPWGRRCWQGLWREGGEGWSQLEPAKESELLAQLQEGEFWVEEEEFLREFDEVTIGYPVTEAGHLQSLYTEKVLCHMRTLPGAWVTGQSAGGCRNNSCFPCNPKFWLRLLEPSEVCVAVLQRPRRRLVGQTRALMGAGPTPANLPGKEYQAVGLHIWKVEKRKVSLPRVLSAPPVAGTACHAYDREVHLRCELSPGYYLAVPSTFLKDVPGQFLLRVFSTGKISLSAVRPTTKGASPGTALPAGEWETVQLRGCWRAGQTAGGSRNFASYPCNPCLPFSVPEGAGPRYIRITLHQHCRLSDSQLHPIGFHIFQVPADAKNQDACSLLLQEPLLSCVPHCYAQEVSRLCLLSAGTYRVVPSTYLPDTEGTFTVTIATRIDRQSIHSQEMLGQLLEEVSFTAVMKA, from the exons ATGCGGGCGGTCAGGGCCGAGACGCCGGCGCGGGAGCTTTTCCGGGACGCCGCGTTCCCCGCCTCGGACTCCTCGCTCTTTTACAACTTGTCCACGCCTCTGGCCCAGTTTCGGGAGGACATCACTTGGAGACGGCCCCAG GAAATTTGTGCCACACCTCAACTGTTTCCAGATAACCCATGGGAAGGACAGGTGAAGCAAGGGCTGCTGGGGGATTGCTGGTTCCTGTGTGCCTGTGCCGCCCTGCAGAAGAGTCAACACCTCCTGGACCAG GTTTtccctccaggacagccaggctggtCTGACCAGAAGTACCAAGGCTTCTTCAGCTGTCGAATTTGGCAGTTTGGACAGTGGGAGGAGGTGACTGTAGATGACCGTCTGCCTTGCCTTGCTGGGAGACTCTGCTTCTCGCGGTGCCGGAGAGAGGATGTGTTCTGGCTTCCCTTGCTGGAAAAGGCCTATGCTAA GGTGCATGGGTCCTATGAACATCTGTGGGCAGGGCAGGTGGCAGATGCCCTGGTGGATCTCACTGGAAGCCTGGCAGAAAGGTGGAGCCTGAAGGAAATAGTGGGAGCCAGTGGCCAGCAGGACAGACCCAGTGAAGGGGAGCGCCGGACTTGTCGGCAGCTACTCCGCCTGAAGGACCAGTGTCTGATCAGCTGCTCTGTACTCAGCCccagaacag GTGCCAGGGAGCTGGGGGAGTTTCATGCCTTCATCATCTCAGATCTGCAGGAGCTCAGTAGTCGGACTGGCCAGGGTATCCTCCTCCTGCGGATTCACAACCCCTGGGGCCGGCGTTGCTGGCAGGGCCTCTGGAGAGAGGG GGGTGAAGGCTGGAGCCAGCTGGAGCCAGCTAAGGAGTCTGAGCTGCTGGCACAACTCCAGGAGGGAGAATTctgggtggaggaggaggagtttcTCAGGGAGTTCGACGAGGTCACCATTGGCTACCCCGTCACGGAGGCTGGCCACCTGCAGAGTCTCTACACAG AGAAGGTGCTGTGCCATATGCGGACACTGCCTGGTGCCTGGGTCACAGGGCAGTCAGCCGGAGGCTGCCGGAACAACAGCTGCTTCCCCTGCAACCCCAAGTTCTGGTTGCGGCTCTTAGAACCCAGTGAGGTGTGTGTGGCTGTCCTCCAGAGACCCCGGAGGCGCTTAGTGGGCCAGACCCGGGCACTGATGGGTGCCGGCCCTACACCAGCAAACCTCCCAGGCAAGGAATACCAAGCTGTGGGCCTGCACATCTGGAAG GTAGAGAAACGGAAAGTCAGCCTCCCCAGAGTCCTGTCTGCACCACCTGTGGCTGGCACTGCATGCCATGCGTATGACCGTGAGGTCCACTTGCGCTGTGAGCTCTCCCCAGGCTACTACCTGGCTGTCCCTAGCACCTTCTTGAAGGATGTGCCAGGGCAGTTCCTGCTCCGAGTCTTCTCCACTGGGAAAATCTCCCTCAG TGCTGTCAGGCCCACCACCAAGGGTGCATCACCTGGAACAGCCCTGCCTGCAGGCGAGTGGGAAACTGTGCAGCTGCGGGGCTGCTGGAGGGCTGGCCAGACAGCTGGGGGCAGCAGGAACTTTGCCTCTTACCCCTGCAATCcctgcctccccttctctgtTCCTGAGGGTGCTGGTCCCCGCTACATCCGCATCACCCTGCACCAACACTGCCGACTCAGTGACAGCCAGCTCCACCCCATTGGTTTCCATATCTTTCAG GTTCCAGCAGATGCTAAGAACCAGGATGCATGTTCCCTGCTGCTCCAGGAGCCACTGCTAAGCTGTGTGCCACATTGCTATGCCCAGGAAGTGagccgcctctgcctcctgtcagCGGGAACCTACAGGGTTGTGCCCTCCACCTACCTGCCAGATACAGAGGGCACTTTCACTGTGACCATAGCAACCAGAATAGACAG GCAGTCCATTCACAGCCAGGAGATGCTGGGCCAGCTACTCGAGGAG GTCTCCTTCACGGCAGTGATGAAAGCCTGA
- the Capn10 gene encoding calpain-10 isoform X3 has translation MRAVRAETPARELFRDAAFPASDSSLFYNLSTPLAQFREDITWRRPQEICATPQLFPDNPWEGQVKQGLLGDCWFLCACAALQKSQHLLDQVFPPGQPGWSDQKYQGFFSCRIWQFGQWEEVTVDDRLPCLAGRLCFSRCRREDVFWLPLLEKAYAKVHGSYEHLWAGQVADALVDLTGSLAERWSLKEIVGASGQQDRPSEGERRTCRQLLRLKDQCLISCSVLSPRTGARELGEFHAFIISDLQELSSRTGQGILLLRIHNPWGRRCWQGLWREGGEGWSQLEPAKESELLAQLQEGEFWVEEEEFLREFDEVTIGYPVTEAGHLQSLYTEKVLCHMRTLPGAWVTGQSAGGCRNNSCFPCNPKFWLRLLEPSEVCVAVLQRPRRRLVGQTRALMGAGPTPANLPGKEYQAVGLHIWKVTPVCWPHGGKVEKRKVSLPRVLSAPPVAGTACHAYDREVHLRCELSPGYYLAVPSTFLKDVPGQFLLRVFSTGKISLSAVRPTTKGASPGTALPAGEWETVQLRGCWRAGQTAGGSRNFASYPCNPCLPFSVPEGAGPRYIRITLHQHCRLSDSQLHPIGFHIFQVPADAKNQDACSLLLQEPLLSCVPHCYAQEAVHSQPGDAGPATRGGLLHGSDESLSASTWVFAVAWSGCHPLHPASRHISSQL, from the exons ATGCGGGCGGTCAGGGCCGAGACGCCGGCGCGGGAGCTTTTCCGGGACGCCGCGTTCCCCGCCTCGGACTCCTCGCTCTTTTACAACTTGTCCACGCCTCTGGCCCAGTTTCGGGAGGACATCACTTGGAGACGGCCCCAG GAAATTTGTGCCACACCTCAACTGTTTCCAGATAACCCATGGGAAGGACAGGTGAAGCAAGGGCTGCTGGGGGATTGCTGGTTCCTGTGTGCCTGTGCCGCCCTGCAGAAGAGTCAACACCTCCTGGACCAG GTTTtccctccaggacagccaggctggtCTGACCAGAAGTACCAAGGCTTCTTCAGCTGTCGAATTTGGCAGTTTGGACAGTGGGAGGAGGTGACTGTAGATGACCGTCTGCCTTGCCTTGCTGGGAGACTCTGCTTCTCGCGGTGCCGGAGAGAGGATGTGTTCTGGCTTCCCTTGCTGGAAAAGGCCTATGCTAA GGTGCATGGGTCCTATGAACATCTGTGGGCAGGGCAGGTGGCAGATGCCCTGGTGGATCTCACTGGAAGCCTGGCAGAAAGGTGGAGCCTGAAGGAAATAGTGGGAGCCAGTGGCCAGCAGGACAGACCCAGTGAAGGGGAGCGCCGGACTTGTCGGCAGCTACTCCGCCTGAAGGACCAGTGTCTGATCAGCTGCTCTGTACTCAGCCccagaacag GTGCCAGGGAGCTGGGGGAGTTTCATGCCTTCATCATCTCAGATCTGCAGGAGCTCAGTAGTCGGACTGGCCAGGGTATCCTCCTCCTGCGGATTCACAACCCCTGGGGCCGGCGTTGCTGGCAGGGCCTCTGGAGAGAGGG GGGTGAAGGCTGGAGCCAGCTGGAGCCAGCTAAGGAGTCTGAGCTGCTGGCACAACTCCAGGAGGGAGAATTctgggtggaggaggaggagtttcTCAGGGAGTTCGACGAGGTCACCATTGGCTACCCCGTCACGGAGGCTGGCCACCTGCAGAGTCTCTACACAG AGAAGGTGCTGTGCCATATGCGGACACTGCCTGGTGCCTGGGTCACAGGGCAGTCAGCCGGAGGCTGCCGGAACAACAGCTGCTTCCCCTGCAACCCCAAGTTCTGGTTGCGGCTCTTAGAACCCAGTGAGGTGTGTGTGGCTGTCCTCCAGAGACCCCGGAGGCGCTTAGTGGGCCAGACCCGGGCACTGATGGGTGCCGGCCCTACACCAGCAAACCTCCCAGGCAAGGAATACCAAGCTGTGGGCCTGCACATCTGGAAGGTAACTCCTGTCTGCTGGCCCCATGGTGGAAAG GTAGAGAAACGGAAAGTCAGCCTCCCCAGAGTCCTGTCTGCACCACCTGTGGCTGGCACTGCATGCCATGCGTATGACCGTGAGGTCCACTTGCGCTGTGAGCTCTCCCCAGGCTACTACCTGGCTGTCCCTAGCACCTTCTTGAAGGATGTGCCAGGGCAGTTCCTGCTCCGAGTCTTCTCCACTGGGAAAATCTCCCTCAG TGCTGTCAGGCCCACCACCAAGGGTGCATCACCTGGAACAGCCCTGCCTGCAGGCGAGTGGGAAACTGTGCAGCTGCGGGGCTGCTGGAGGGCTGGCCAGACAGCTGGGGGCAGCAGGAACTTTGCCTCTTACCCCTGCAATCcctgcctccccttctctgtTCCTGAGGGTGCTGGTCCCCGCTACATCCGCATCACCCTGCACCAACACTGCCGACTCAGTGACAGCCAGCTCCACCCCATTGGTTTCCATATCTTTCAG GTTCCAGCAGATGCTAAGAACCAGGATGCATGTTCCCTGCTGCTCCAGGAGCCACTGCTAAGCTGTGTGCCACATTGCTATGCCCAGGAA GCAGTCCATTCACAGCCAGGAGATGCTGGGCCAGCTACTCGAGGAG GTCTCCTTCACGGCAGTGATGAAAGCCTGAGTGCAAGTACCTGGGTATTTGCTGTGGCCTGGAGCGGCTGCCACCCCTTGCACCCAGCATCGAGGCACATCTCCAGCCAGTTGTGA
- the Capn10 gene encoding calpain-10 isoform X2, with product MGAQGAEDAGGQGRDAGAGAFPGRRVPRLGLLALLQLVHASGPVSGGHHLETAPDNPWEGQVKQGLLGDCWFLCACAALQKSQHLLDQVFPPGQPGWSDQKYQGFFSCRIWQFGQWEEVTVDDRLPCLAGRLCFSRCRREDVFWLPLLEKAYAKVHGSYEHLWAGQVADALVDLTGSLAERWSLKEIVGASGQQDRPSEGERRTCRQLLRLKDQCLISCSVLSPRTGARELGEFHAFIISDLQELSSRTGQGILLLRIHNPWGRRCWQGLWREGGEGWSQLEPAKESELLAQLQEGEFWVEEEEFLREFDEVTIGYPVTEAGHLQSLYTEKVLCHMRTLPGAWVTGQSAGGCRNNSCFPCNPKFWLRLLEPSEVCVAVLQRPRRRLVGQTRALMGAGPTPANLPGKEYQAVGLHIWKVTPVCWPHGGKVEKRKVSLPRVLSAPPVAGTACHAYDREVHLRCELSPGYYLAVPSTFLKDVPGQFLLRVFSTGKISLSAVRPTTKGASPGTALPAGEWETVQLRGCWRAGQTAGGSRNFASYPCNPCLPFSVPEGAGPRYIRITLHQHCRLSDSQLHPIGFHIFQVPADAKNQDACSLLLQEPLLSCVPHCYAQEVSRLCLLSAGTYRVVPSTYLPDTEGTFTVTIATRIDRQSIHSQEMLGQLLEEVSFTAVMKA from the exons ATGGGAGCCCAGGGCGCCGAAGATGCGGGCGGTCAGGGCCGAGACGCCGGCGCGGGAGCTTTTCCGGGACGCCGCGTTCCCCGCCTCGGACTCCTCGCTCTTTTACAACTTGTCCACGCCTCTGGCCCAGTTTCGGGAGGACATCACTTGGAGACGGCCCCAG ATAACCCATGGGAAGGACAGGTGAAGCAAGGGCTGCTGGGGGATTGCTGGTTCCTGTGTGCCTGTGCCGCCCTGCAGAAGAGTCAACACCTCCTGGACCAG GTTTtccctccaggacagccaggctggtCTGACCAGAAGTACCAAGGCTTCTTCAGCTGTCGAATTTGGCAGTTTGGACAGTGGGAGGAGGTGACTGTAGATGACCGTCTGCCTTGCCTTGCTGGGAGACTCTGCTTCTCGCGGTGCCGGAGAGAGGATGTGTTCTGGCTTCCCTTGCTGGAAAAGGCCTATGCTAA GGTGCATGGGTCCTATGAACATCTGTGGGCAGGGCAGGTGGCAGATGCCCTGGTGGATCTCACTGGAAGCCTGGCAGAAAGGTGGAGCCTGAAGGAAATAGTGGGAGCCAGTGGCCAGCAGGACAGACCCAGTGAAGGGGAGCGCCGGACTTGTCGGCAGCTACTCCGCCTGAAGGACCAGTGTCTGATCAGCTGCTCTGTACTCAGCCccagaacag GTGCCAGGGAGCTGGGGGAGTTTCATGCCTTCATCATCTCAGATCTGCAGGAGCTCAGTAGTCGGACTGGCCAGGGTATCCTCCTCCTGCGGATTCACAACCCCTGGGGCCGGCGTTGCTGGCAGGGCCTCTGGAGAGAGGG GGGTGAAGGCTGGAGCCAGCTGGAGCCAGCTAAGGAGTCTGAGCTGCTGGCACAACTCCAGGAGGGAGAATTctgggtggaggaggaggagtttcTCAGGGAGTTCGACGAGGTCACCATTGGCTACCCCGTCACGGAGGCTGGCCACCTGCAGAGTCTCTACACAG AGAAGGTGCTGTGCCATATGCGGACACTGCCTGGTGCCTGGGTCACAGGGCAGTCAGCCGGAGGCTGCCGGAACAACAGCTGCTTCCCCTGCAACCCCAAGTTCTGGTTGCGGCTCTTAGAACCCAGTGAGGTGTGTGTGGCTGTCCTCCAGAGACCCCGGAGGCGCTTAGTGGGCCAGACCCGGGCACTGATGGGTGCCGGCCCTACACCAGCAAACCTCCCAGGCAAGGAATACCAAGCTGTGGGCCTGCACATCTGGAAGGTAACTCCTGTCTGCTGGCCCCATGGTGGAAAG GTAGAGAAACGGAAAGTCAGCCTCCCCAGAGTCCTGTCTGCACCACCTGTGGCTGGCACTGCATGCCATGCGTATGACCGTGAGGTCCACTTGCGCTGTGAGCTCTCCCCAGGCTACTACCTGGCTGTCCCTAGCACCTTCTTGAAGGATGTGCCAGGGCAGTTCCTGCTCCGAGTCTTCTCCACTGGGAAAATCTCCCTCAG TGCTGTCAGGCCCACCACCAAGGGTGCATCACCTGGAACAGCCCTGCCTGCAGGCGAGTGGGAAACTGTGCAGCTGCGGGGCTGCTGGAGGGCTGGCCAGACAGCTGGGGGCAGCAGGAACTTTGCCTCTTACCCCTGCAATCcctgcctccccttctctgtTCCTGAGGGTGCTGGTCCCCGCTACATCCGCATCACCCTGCACCAACACTGCCGACTCAGTGACAGCCAGCTCCACCCCATTGGTTTCCATATCTTTCAG GTTCCAGCAGATGCTAAGAACCAGGATGCATGTTCCCTGCTGCTCCAGGAGCCACTGCTAAGCTGTGTGCCACATTGCTATGCCCAGGAAGTGagccgcctctgcctcctgtcagCGGGAACCTACAGGGTTGTGCCCTCCACCTACCTGCCAGATACAGAGGGCACTTTCACTGTGACCATAGCAACCAGAATAGACAG GCAGTCCATTCACAGCCAGGAGATGCTGGGCCAGCTACTCGAGGAG GTCTCCTTCACGGCAGTGATGAAAGCCTGA